The sequence CTCGCGCGGTCCAACCCGGACGGCTATACGATCTCGCAGGGCGGGGTAGGTCCGCTCGCGGTGAACCCGAGCCTCTACGCGAAGCTGCCCTACGATCCGCTGAAGGATTTCGCGCCGATCCTGCGCGCGGTGTCGGCGCTCAACGTGCTGGTGGTGCATCCGTCGGTGCCGGTGCAGTCGGTGAAGGACCTCATCGCATTTGCGCGCGCCAACCCGGGCAAGCTCAACTACGGCTCCTCGGGCGCGGGCCGCGCCGACCATCTTGCCGGTGAACTGTTCTCGATGATGGCCGGGGTGCGGATGCAGCACGTGCCATACAAGGGTGGCGGCCCGGCGATGACCGACCTGGTCGGTGGCAACCTGCAGCTGATCTTCGCCACCGTGTCCACCGCGGCGAGCCACATGAAGAGCGGCAAGGTACGCACCCTCGCCAACACCTCGGCCGTGCGCTCCGACCTGTTTCCCGACCTGCCGACGATCGGCGAATCCGGCGTGCCCGGCTTCGCGATCGACAACTGGTACTCGTTCATCGCACCGGCCGGCACGCCTGCGCCCATCGTCGACATGCTCAACGTCGAGATCGCCCGTACGCTGTCGCTGCCGGACGTGAAGGAGCGGCTGCACGTGCTGGGCATCGTGCCGTTCACCACGGCGCGGCCCGCCGAGTTCGCGCAGTACCTGCGCGCCGAGATCGCGAAGTACGCGAAGCTCGTGAAGGCCGTCGGCATCACGCCGGAGTAGCCCGATGCCACGCTTCCTGCACACTGCCGACTGGCAGATCGGCCGCCAGTACAGCCAGTTCCCGCCGGACGATGGCGTGCCGCTGGCCGAGGCGCGGCTCGAGGCGGTCGCGACGATCGCCCGGCTGGCCACCGAGCATGCGGTCGACGCCGTGCTGGTGGCCGGCGACGTGTTCGATGCGCAGGCAGTCTCCGAGCGCACGATCCGCCGGCTGTTCGCGCAGCTCGCCGGCTTCGTGGGTCCCTGGCTGATGATTCCCGGCAACCACGATGCCGCGCTCGCCGAGAGCGTCTGGACCTGCGCGCGGCGCATCGGTGCGGTACCGCCCAACGTCCACCTGGCCCTAGAACCGGGCGTGCTCGACTTCGCGGCGCTCGGCTTCGTGGCGCTCGCGGCACCGCTGACCCAGCGCCATACCTACAACGACCTCACCGAGTGGTTCGACACCGCAACGACGCCGCCGGGCCTGCTGCGCATCGGCCTGGCGCACGGCTGCGTGCAGGGCCAGCTGGCCGAGGACATCGATTCGCCGAATCCGATCGGCGCCGATCGGGCGCGCCGGTCGCGGCTCGACTACCTGGCGCTCGGCGACTGGCATGGTTGCCGGCAGATGGACGAGCGCACCTGGTACAGCGGCACGCCCGAGCCGGACCGCTTCCGCGACAACGATCCCGGCCATGTGCTGCGGGTGGAGATAGAGGCGCCCGGGACGCTGCCGGTGGTGACGCGCATCGCGACCGGCCGCTACCGCTGGCGCACGCTGGAGGCCAGCCTGTCGGTGGCGAGCGACGTGGAGCAGCTGGCCAGGACGCTCGCCGCGGCACAGGCGGCCGACGTCCTTTCGCTGCAGGTGACGGGACAGGTCGACCTGCCGGGGCTGGTCCGGCTGCGCGAGGCGATCGGGCTGGCCGAGGCCGCCATGCGCCATCTGCAATCTGATCTCGCGCCGCTGCGGCTGGTGCCGACCGCCGAGGACATTGCCGCGCTGGATGCGGACGGCTACCTCGGCGACCTGATCGCCGAGCTGCGCGACGCGCAATCCGGTGGCGCCGATCCCGAGGCGGCAGCCGTCGCCGGCCATGCCCTCGGGCTCCTCGCCACCTTCCTGCTCGAAGGCCGCGATGCGGTGGCGCCGGCATGAGGCTGCAGCGGCTGAAGGTCGAGCAGCTGCGCCAGTTCCGCGCGCCGTTCGAGCTCGATGGCATCGAGCCGGGGCTGAACCTGTTCGTCGGCGAGAACGAGGCGGGCAAGAGCACGCTGGTGCGGGCGATCCGCGCCGCCTTCTTCGAGCGGCATCGGTCATCCACGGTCGAAGACCTTCGGCCGTGGGGCGAGGCCACTGCGACACCGACCATCGAGCTCGACTTCACGGTGGGCGACACCGCCTTCCATCTGCGCAAGTCATTTCTGCAGCGCAAGCGTTGCGAGCTGAAGTACGGGGCCCGCACGCTCGATGGCGAGGATGCGGAGCAGTATCTCGCCGAGCTGCTCGGTTTCAGCTTCGCCGGCAAGGGTGCCAGCCGTCCCGAGCACTGGGGTATCCCCGGGCTGCTCTGGATCGAGCAGGGGCAGGGACACCTCATCAAGTCCTCGGTCGAGAACGCGGCCGACCACCTGCGCAAGGCACTGGACGTGTCGGTCGGCGAAGTCGCGAGCACCCAGGGCGACGCGTTGATCGCGAAGGTACGCGCCGAGCGCGACCTGCTGCTTACTCCGAAGGACGACAAGCCGCGCGGCGAACTGAAGCGTGCGCTCGATGAGTGCGACGAGCTGCAGGCACAGCTCGCCGAGCAGGATGCGCGGATCGAGGCCTACCGCCGGCAGGTAGACCAGCTCGCGGCGCTCAAGGCGGAGCACGCACTGGAGCAGGTGGCGCGGCCCTGGGATGCGCTGCGCTTGCAGCAGCAGGCGGCGGAGCAGGCGCTCGCCGCAAGCGAGGCCCTCGCGCGGCAGCTCGACGCGGACAGGGCGTCGCTGCAGCCGGTCGAGGAGCGGCTGCAGATGGCCGAGCTGCAACTGGCCGGCTACGACGAGGACCGGCGCGCACTGGCGCAGCGCGAAGCCGGACTGGCCGAGGCGGCGCAGCGCCTGGAGGCGGCCACCGCGATCGAGGCGCGCCGTGCCGGCGAACACGCCCAGGCCGAAGCCGCCTGCGGCCTGACTGCAGCCGCGCTCGAGCAGGCGCGCCACGATGACCTGCGCCGCGACCTGGCCGAGCGTGCGGCCGACGCCGACACGCGCGTGCGGGAACTGGACACGCTGCTGCAGCGCGCCGTCGCTGAGCAGGTGCGCATCGAACAGTTGCGCCAGCAGGCGGCGGCCACCGCCATCGAGCCGGCGGACGTCGACCGGCTGCGCGGCCTGGCCGCGGAACTCGAGGCCTTGCGCATCCGGCAGCAGGTCGTGGCGACCCGGATCCGCTTCCGGCTCGTCGACGGCGCACAGGTAACACTCGCCGGCGAACCGCTGCAGGGCGAAGGTGAGCGTCTGCTCACTTCGGCGACATCTATCGAAATACCTGGAGGACATCTCGAGGTTGTACCTGGCGGCGACACGCTGGGCGCACTCGCGCGGGACGAGGCCGATGCCCGCGCGGCCTGCGATGCGCTGCTGCAGCGCTGTGGCGTGGCGACCGTCGCGGACGCCGAAGCCCGCCTGTCCGGGCACCGGCAGGCGCTGCAGGACGGCGCCCAGGCGTCGCGGACGCTGGCGAGCCTGGCGCCGAAGGGCATCGATGCGCTGAAGGCCGACCGGGTCGGGCTGCTCGCCCGGATCGAGGTGTTGCAGCAGCAGATGGCGGCACTTCCGGCGGACGAACGGGCGGCTGGCGACCCGGGTACGACAGCCTCGCTCGCCGAGGCCGATACCCGGCACCAGGCTGCGCGCGACCAGGCCGCGACGATCGGTACACAGCTGGCCGAGGCGACGCAGGCGCGCCTGGTCGCGCATGAACAGCATGCCGCGGCGATTCGGGAGCACGCCCGGCTGCAGGTCAGTCTCGGCGCCGCCGACCGGCAGTCGCGGGAGCAGGATGCGGGCCGGCAACTGCTGGCCGTCCGGGCCGAGCGCCAGGCACTGCTCGCGTCGATCGCGTCGAAGGCGGACGCGGTCGCGGGCACGCAGCCCGACATACTGCGGCAGTCGGTGGAGCGCTTCCGGCGCAGCGCGGAGCTCGCCGAGCGTGCGCACCAGGAGCGCGATCGCGACATCACGCGGCTCAACGGCATGCTGGAGGAGGCCGGCGCACAGGGCTTCGAGGAAGCCCGCGCCGCGCTGGCCGTGCGCCTCGAGGCCGCACTGCGCCGCCAGCGCGAGCTCGACCTGCGTGCCAGGGCGCTGCACCTGCTGCTCGAACGGCTCGAGGCGAGCCGCCGCGAGCGCATGCGCCAGCTGCGCGCGCCGCTGCAGGCGCGCATCGACCACTACATCCGCCTGCTGTTTCCGAAGGCCGCGCTGGAGGTCGGCGACGACCTGCTGCCCGGCCTGCTCACCCGTCCGGCGACGCAGGGCGACGAGTCTGGCGCAGTTTCTGAACTCAGCCACGGTGCGCGCGAGCAGATGGGCGTACTGACCCGGCTCGCCTATGCCGACCTGCTGCAGGAGGCTGGCCGCCCGACGCTGGTGATCCTCGACGATGCCCTGGTACACAGCGATAGTGAGCGGCTCGACCGGATGAAGCGCGTGCTGTTCGACGCGGCGCAGCGCCACCAGGTGCTGCTGTTCACCTGCCATCCGGCGGCGTGGCGCGACATGGGCGTGGTGGCGCGCACGATCGCGCGCGGGTAGCGCTCTCATGGGCGGCGGCGTGTAACCTGCTACCCTCGCGGGCTTCGAGGATGGCGCGCACATGAGCAGCAAGACCGGCCGCAACGATCCCTGCCCCTGTGGCAGCGGACGCAAGTTCAAGCTCTGCCACGGCCGCGATCCCGGCCCGGAGGCGGCCGGCGATCGTTCGCATGTCGATGCCGGCCGGCGCGCGCTCGAGTGGATCGGCAACCGCCACCGCAAGGCACTCGAACGCGAGACCACCGACCTGCTGTTCGAGGATCTCTGGCCCGAGGATGGTCCGCATCCCGAGGACGTCGACCCGCAGTTGATGCAGCAGATCATCATCAACATCAACGAGTGGATGCTGGCCGCCGGATCGATCGAGATCCGGAAGGAGCTGCACCGGCTCAATGACATGGTGCTCGCCGATGGCGGGCCGCCACTGAATCCTGCGCAGCGCGAGTACCTCCGGCAACTCGGGACCACCCCGCTCGGCCTCTACTACGTGACCGATGTCACCGCACGCGAAGGCGTGACGCTGGTCGATGCGCTCGCGCCTGGCCAGCCGCCGGTGTTCGTCAACGACGTGGCGCTCTCGGATACCGCCGATCCGGGCCTGCTGCTCGGTTGCCGCATCCTGAAGCTCGGCGATCGGCACGAGCTGTCCGGGTGCCTCTATCCGTTCCCGGAACTCGGTGCGGGCCACGCCATCGACGGCGTGCGCGAGCACCTGGCGCACGAGGACATCCCAGCGGAAGAGCGCATTTACGAGCAGGGCTGGGCCATCATGGCGATCTGGCTCGACCATGTACTGATGCCGGCCGAACCGTCTGAACTCCGGGACGCGTCGACTGGCGAGCCCCTTGTGTTCGTCACCGACCACTACCGCGTGCCTGATGCCGGGGCGCTGAAGGCCTTGCTCGATGCGTGTCCCGAACTCGAGGCCGATGGCCATGGCGGCTGGGTGAAGCTCTCCACCGCCGAGGACGGCACGCAGCGCGCCGCCCTGCATGTCCATCCGGGCAAGGTCTCGTCACGGCTGGAAGTGTTCTACCGCACCGAGGCGCTGGCCGATGAGGGACGGCCGTGGTTCGAGGTCGTGGCCGGCGACTCGGTGAAGCACCTCAGCCGGGATCGTACCGATCCGCTAGAGGCACTGCGCGGCGGGCTCGAGCAGGACGACGACCGCTGAAGTTTCACTCGGGCTGGAGGCCGGCCGCCTTGGCGATCGCCGCGAACTTCGGTACCTCCGCGCGCATGAACGATGCGAACTCCTCCGGCGTGCTGCTGATCGGATCGAGGCCCTGCGCATCGAGGAACTTCCGCATATCGGGTTCGGCCACCATCTTGCGAAGTGCGTCGTTCAGTGTGTCGACGATCGGCTTCGGTACGCCGGCCGACGACACCAGTCCGAACCAGGTCGTGATGTCGTAGCCGGGCAGCCCCGATTCGGCCACTGTCGGGACGTCCTTCAGCTGGCTGGAGCGCGTGCGTCCGGTCACCGCGAGCCCACGCAGCTTGCCGTTGCGCGCATAGGGCAGCGCACCGGAGATGCCGCCGAAGTAGAAGTCGATCTGGCCGCCCATCAGGTCGGCCAGCACCGGGGCAGCACCCTTGTACGGCACATGCAGCACGTCGATCTTCGCCATCGTCTTGAACAGCTCACCGGCCAGGTGTGGCGGTGCACCGACACCGGACGAGCCGTAGGTCATCTGACCCGGGCGGCTGCGGGCGAGCGCGATCAGCTCCTTCACGTTCTTCGCCGGCACCGACGGGTGCGAGACCAGCAGGTACTGGTTCTGCGCGACCAGCCCGATCGCGGTGAAGTCGCGCGTGACGTCGTAGCCGAGCTTCTTGTAAAGGCTGGGCCCGATGGTCACGAAGCTGCCGGCGAGCAGCAGGCTGTAGCCGTCGGGTGCCGAGCGCGCGATGTTCTCGGCGGCGATATGCCCACCCGCGCCGGCTCGGTTGTCGATCACCACCGGCTGGCCGAGCATCTCGGACAGCCGGCGGCCGACCGCGCGGGTGACGATGTCGCTCGGCCCGCCAGCCGGGAAGGCGGCGACGAAGCGGATGGGCTTTGCCGGGAAGGCCTGCGCGGACGCTGGCAGCGGCAGCAACAACGGCGCTGCCGCGCCGCAGATCGCAAGCATCGCCGCTGCCGGCGAAGGGGATGCGGTAGTCAGGGATTTCATCAGTCGTGTACCGGCTTCATCTGTGGCGGGAAGTCCGGCTCCAGCGGCACCCGGAACGCGTTGACGATCGAGCCGAGCCCGAGGAAGTAGGCGCAGGTGATCGTGAGGTCGGTGATGCCGCGTTCGCCCAGCCGCTGCTTCACCGCGGCGAAGGTTTCGTCGCCGACCTGGCCGTGGTGCCGGAACGCGCGCGCATAGGCGATTGCGGCCCGCTCCATGTCGTCGGTCGTCGAAGGAACCTCGCCCGCGTTCAGCGCGTCGAGCTCCGCCTGCGTGATGCCGGCCTTGCGTGCCGACGGTACATGGTGCGTCCACGCATACTGGTT comes from Rhodocyclaceae bacterium and encodes:
- a CDS encoding tripartite tricarboxylate transporter substrate binding protein, whose translation is MYHPLPPSLMCTALLAIPALASPAFGQAWPAKPIRMIVPVAPGGGADITSRLVAAKLSERFGQQVIVDNRSGAGGIVGLEMLARSNPDGYTISQGGVGPLAVNPSLYAKLPYDPLKDFAPILRAVSALNVLVVHPSVPVQSVKDLIAFARANPGKLNYGSSGAGRADHLAGELFSMMAGVRMQHVPYKGGGPAMTDLVGGNLQLIFATVSTAASHMKSGKVRTLANTSAVRSDLFPDLPTIGESGVPGFAIDNWYSFIAPAGTPAPIVDMLNVEIARTLSLPDVKERLHVLGIVPFTTARPAEFAQYLRAEIAKYAKLVKAVGITPE
- a CDS encoding DNA repair exonuclease, translating into MPRFLHTADWQIGRQYSQFPPDDGVPLAEARLEAVATIARLATEHAVDAVLVAGDVFDAQAVSERTIRRLFAQLAGFVGPWLMIPGNHDAALAESVWTCARRIGAVPPNVHLALEPGVLDFAALGFVALAAPLTQRHTYNDLTEWFDTATTPPGLLRIGLAHGCVQGQLAEDIDSPNPIGADRARRSRLDYLALGDWHGCRQMDERTWYSGTPEPDRFRDNDPGHVLRVEIEAPGTLPVVTRIATGRYRWRTLEASLSVASDVEQLARTLAAAQAADVLSLQVTGQVDLPGLVRLREAIGLAEAAMRHLQSDLAPLRLVPTAEDIAALDADGYLGDLIAELRDAQSGGADPEAAAVAGHALGLLATFLLEGRDAVAPA
- a CDS encoding AAA family ATPase, with the translated sequence MRLQRLKVEQLRQFRAPFELDGIEPGLNLFVGENEAGKSTLVRAIRAAFFERHRSSTVEDLRPWGEATATPTIELDFTVGDTAFHLRKSFLQRKRCELKYGARTLDGEDAEQYLAELLGFSFAGKGASRPEHWGIPGLLWIEQGQGHLIKSSVENAADHLRKALDVSVGEVASTQGDALIAKVRAERDLLLTPKDDKPRGELKRALDECDELQAQLAEQDARIEAYRRQVDQLAALKAEHALEQVARPWDALRLQQQAAEQALAASEALARQLDADRASLQPVEERLQMAELQLAGYDEDRRALAQREAGLAEAAQRLEAATAIEARRAGEHAQAEAACGLTAAALEQARHDDLRRDLAERAADADTRVRELDTLLQRAVAEQVRIEQLRQQAAATAIEPADVDRLRGLAAELEALRIRQQVVATRIRFRLVDGAQVTLAGEPLQGEGERLLTSATSIEIPGGHLEVVPGGDTLGALARDEADARAACDALLQRCGVATVADAEARLSGHRQALQDGAQASRTLASLAPKGIDALKADRVGLLARIEVLQQQMAALPADERAAGDPGTTASLAEADTRHQAARDQAATIGTQLAEATQARLVAHEQHAAAIREHARLQVSLGAADRQSREQDAGRQLLAVRAERQALLASIASKADAVAGTQPDILRQSVERFRRSAELAERAHQERDRDITRLNGMLEEAGAQGFEEARAALAVRLEAALRRQRELDLRARALHLLLERLEASRRERMRQLRAPLQARIDHYIRLLFPKAALEVGDDLLPGLLTRPATQGDESGAVSELSHGAREQMGVLTRLAYADLLQEAGRPTLVILDDALVHSDSERLDRMKRVLFDAAQRHQVLLFTCHPAAWRDMGVVARTIARG
- a CDS encoding tripartite tricarboxylate transporter substrate binding protein, which codes for MKSLTTASPSPAAAMLAICGAAAPLLLPLPASAQAFPAKPIRFVAAFPAGGPSDIVTRAVGRRLSEMLGQPVVIDNRAGAGGHIAAENIARSAPDGYSLLLAGSFVTIGPSLYKKLGYDVTRDFTAIGLVAQNQYLLVSHPSVPAKNVKELIALARSRPGQMTYGSSGVGAPPHLAGELFKTMAKIDVLHVPYKGAAPVLADLMGGQIDFYFGGISGALPYARNGKLRGLAVTGRTRSSQLKDVPTVAESGLPGYDITTWFGLVSSAGVPKPIVDTLNDALRKMVAEPDMRKFLDAQGLDPISSTPEEFASFMRAEVPKFAAIAKAAGLQPE